Proteins co-encoded in one Acidisarcina sp. genomic window:
- a CDS encoding PIG-L family deacetylase: MIFRTNDGWGFAEIRSRFFGAQSGVQARKNNTKYGLVLATTACLILSQSSAAPFAAAQAVPYATTIRPATSQESVPEDRGAAGLWQTLRKLDTWASLMMITAHPDDEDGGMLTYESRGAGVRTSLLSLTRGEGGQNAMSGESYDALGLLRTQELLRADQFYGTEQMWTRVADFGFSKTADEASARWGRDRVLYDVVRAVRIQRPLVVTAVFIGGITDGHGQHQVSGEVAQEIFHAAGDPNVFPDQIQAGLRPWAPLKVYARVPTYSISAKGMYDYATGKWAAPRFYDYVDQKWSDQAPETNVEIAEGVYDPVLGRSYAQISRQGWGEQKSQNGGATTPLPGTVTVPYHLYGSYVPVLPKERSYFDGIDTSLVGIAMLAHGDRTAVETGLKEIRQHVNNAMLGYLPSSPEKIAPELHAGYLSTRKLMQQVSDSALSADDKANINHELGIKLVQFNTALAMTLGLDLRALVTPQKNVNPAAALPLAPEETIRAVTPGQDLRVRVHVSTGIGQARLVKVWLTSPEKETWNITRVGAPGLDDPSTTAGDTVFRVSVPLNAAATRPYFTRPNTEQPYYDLLDDRWLNESFAPYPLTGWAEFDYDGVPVRLGQVVQTVHRVHGTGAVYEPLMVTPEVSVMLDPPSAIVPLPGADFPVHVTLHSEADEPALGTLRLQLPEQWTATPDTAPFRLTTGEDQTVTFTVHPKGLAPQLYTIKAIARSGNYDYSEGFQKVGYTGLLPYNLYRPAIYAVRGVDVKVAPRLKVAYLMGTGDQVPQALANLGVEAHLLNTQELATADLSRYDTIVLGIRAYAAQPELPRWNRRLLDYVRNGGCLVVQYNSGEYDHGYGPYPYTLGRSPEKVVDEKAPVTLTDPGNPVLSTPNRITSADFDNWVEERGHSFMESWDPNFVAPTETHDEGQDPQKGGLLTAHYGKGVYIYVAFALYRQLPEGVPGAYRLLANLISAGKTAAPASANPPTESK; the protein is encoded by the coding sequence ATGATCTTTCGAACCAACGATGGATGGGGATTTGCCGAAATTCGAAGCAGATTCTTTGGGGCTCAATCCGGAGTACAAGCAAGGAAGAACAACACGAAGTATGGCCTGGTGCTCGCTACCACGGCCTGTCTTATCCTCTCCCAGTCCAGTGCTGCACCGTTCGCCGCGGCACAGGCCGTTCCCTACGCCACCACAATCCGCCCGGCAACTTCGCAGGAGAGCGTTCCGGAGGATCGCGGCGCCGCGGGCCTGTGGCAGACGCTGCGCAAGCTCGACACCTGGGCCAGCCTGATGATGATTACCGCCCATCCGGATGACGAGGACGGCGGCATGCTGACCTATGAGTCTCGCGGCGCTGGCGTGCGTACTTCCCTGCTCTCGCTGACCCGCGGCGAAGGCGGGCAGAATGCCATGTCCGGGGAATCCTATGACGCGCTCGGCCTGTTGCGGACGCAGGAGCTGCTGCGCGCGGATCAGTTCTATGGAACGGAGCAGATGTGGACCCGCGTCGCCGATTTCGGCTTCTCCAAGACCGCGGATGAGGCCTCTGCTCGATGGGGACGCGATCGCGTTCTCTACGATGTGGTTCGCGCCGTACGCATCCAGCGGCCACTGGTGGTCACGGCAGTCTTCATCGGAGGCATTACGGACGGCCACGGCCAGCACCAGGTCTCCGGCGAAGTTGCCCAGGAGATCTTCCACGCTGCGGGAGATCCCAACGTCTTTCCTGACCAGATCCAGGCCGGGCTCCGCCCCTGGGCTCCCCTTAAGGTATATGCGCGCGTGCCCACCTACTCCATAAGCGCAAAGGGCATGTATGACTACGCCACGGGAAAGTGGGCCGCACCGCGCTTCTACGATTATGTCGACCAGAAGTGGAGCGATCAGGCTCCCGAAACCAACGTCGAGATTGCCGAGGGCGTTTATGACCCGGTGTTGGGCCGCTCCTATGCGCAGATTTCCAGACAGGGATGGGGTGAGCAGAAATCTCAGAATGGCGGCGCCACCACTCCCCTGCCGGGCACAGTGACGGTTCCCTACCATCTCTATGGCTCTTATGTTCCGGTGCTGCCTAAGGAGCGCTCGTACTTCGACGGAATCGACACTTCGCTGGTTGGCATCGCGATGCTGGCGCATGGCGATCGGACCGCAGTCGAAACGGGACTGAAGGAGATCCGTCAGCACGTCAACAATGCGATGCTTGGCTATCTCCCCTCTTCTCCAGAGAAGATCGCTCCGGAGTTGCACGCCGGATATTTGAGTACCCGGAAGCTGATGCAGCAGGTAAGCGACAGCGCGCTCTCTGCGGACGACAAGGCGAATATCAACCACGAACTCGGCATCAAGCTGGTGCAGTTCAACACGGCCTTGGCGATGACCCTCGGACTCGACCTCCGCGCCCTCGTGACTCCACAGAAAAACGTCAATCCCGCGGCTGCGCTGCCTTTGGCTCCGGAGGAAACGATCCGCGCAGTTACCCCGGGGCAGGATCTGCGCGTCCGCGTACACGTCAGCACGGGAATCGGCCAGGCGCGGTTGGTCAAGGTGTGGCTTACCTCTCCCGAAAAGGAGACGTGGAACATTACGCGCGTCGGTGCACCCGGGCTGGATGATCCCTCGACGACTGCTGGTGACACGGTCTTTCGTGTCAGCGTGCCGCTGAATGCCGCTGCTACCCGGCCTTACTTTACGCGTCCGAATACCGAGCAGCCCTACTACGACCTGCTGGACGATCGTTGGTTGAATGAATCGTTCGCGCCATATCCCCTGACGGGATGGGCGGAGTTTGATTACGACGGCGTCCCGGTGCGGCTCGGACAAGTGGTGCAGACGGTCCATCGCGTACATGGTACGGGTGCCGTCTACGAGCCTCTTATGGTTACGCCTGAGGTTTCCGTGATGCTGGACCCGCCGTCCGCTATTGTTCCCCTGCCGGGCGCAGACTTTCCCGTACACGTCACGCTGCATAGCGAAGCGGATGAGCCGGCCCTAGGAACACTGCGCCTCCAGCTTCCGGAGCAATGGACGGCAACACCGGATACGGCTCCCTTCCGCCTCACCACCGGCGAGGATCAGACCGTCACCTTCACGGTTCATCCGAAGGGATTGGCGCCGCAGCTATACACCATCAAAGCGATAGCACGCAGCGGCAATTACGACTATAGCGAAGGCTTCCAGAAAGTCGGCTATACAGGACTGCTGCCCTACAACCTGTATCGCCCTGCCATCTATGCAGTCCGCGGAGTCGACGTAAAAGTTGCTCCCCGGCTGAAGGTCGCGTACCTGATGGGTACGGGCGATCAAGTGCCTCAGGCGCTTGCCAATCTCGGCGTGGAGGCTCACCTGCTCAATACACAGGAGTTGGCTACGGCGGATCTGAGCCGCTATGACACCATCGTGCTCGGCATCCGCGCGTATGCGGCCCAGCCCGAACTGCCGCGCTGGAATCGGCGTCTCCTCGACTACGTGCGCAATGGTGGCTGCCTGGTGGTGCAGTACAACAGCGGCGAGTACGACCACGGATACGGGCCATATCCCTACACACTGGGACGCTCGCCGGAGAAGGTCGTCGACGAAAAAGCCCCGGTCACTCTGACCGACCCAGGTAACCCGGTATTGAGCACGCCGAACCGCATTACCTCTGCCGATTTTGACAACTGGGTGGAAGAGCGCGGTCACTCCTTCATGGAGTCCTGGGATCCAAATTTCGTCGCGCCTACGGAGACGCACGACGAAGGTCAGGATCCACAAAAGGGCGGTCTCCTCACCGCGCATTATGGCAAGGGCGTCTATATCTATGTGGCGTTTGCGCTGTATCGCCAGCTACCGGAGGGGGTGCCTGGAGCCTATCGCCTGCTGGCAAATCTTATCAGCGCCGGAAAAACCGCGGCGCCTGCTTCGGCCAATCCTCCGACTGAATCAAAATAA